One part of the Cytophagia bacterium CHB2 genome encodes these proteins:
- a CDS encoding TonB-dependent receptor, translating to MRVFRRLFHLAMICGLVGFIPIESSAQETGAIKGIVKDAETGEGLAEVNVVLSGTGRGANTAADGSFGITRLKPGDYELLVSLLGYAMLRQRLVVTAGRETTLALELQQKPLDLSEILVQADRPYSAASSRAVREFDLRVRPNRSAQELLQTAPGLIIAQHAGGGKAEQIFLRGFDADHGTDVNISVDGMPVNMVSHGHGQGYADLHFIIPEVIDALEVYKGPYFAEFGDLATAGAVVMRTRDHIESNVVRLEGGQFETYRLTTLYQIPSAGIHNNAYLAGQFYGTDGPVDSPQGFRRVNLFGKFHTHLNETSKLSLDISGFSSAWDASGQIPQRAVNAGLIDRFGSLDDLEGGTTGRQNLNLAYEAHGEGNSEFQIRAYSARYNFKLFSNFTFFLNDPVNGDMIEQTDSRTLLGLNSRYRFHHDVGGFLATATLGGGYRSDDIAVALWRSPNRVRQQALVISDIFQRNLYLSAQEKLVFSPKLRLQLGLRGDYFTYDVEDHLEGMPSALPHASGFAQKTILSPKANLVVSPAHAFDVFVNFGAGFHSNDARDVVIARRVSDSRRRFQQQGLSEEEISSRLAAANLDPAIRDDETLPRATGGEIGFRLRLGNRANFGAAAWGLNLEREFVYIGDEGTTELSGRTQRYGLDLEARFGLTSWLYADADVNFSRGKLRDEPADANEIPLAPRLTSTGGLTVKHPSGMEGSLRYRHIGDRPANEANTVTALGHTVFDLTAGYRFGSVQLHLILENLTDAEWNEAQFDTESRLRNESEPVSELHFTPGNPRNVRVGLSYFF from the coding sequence ATGCGTGTTTTTCGGCGGTTGTTTCATCTGGCAATGATTTGTGGTCTGGTCGGTTTCATCCCCATCGAGAGTTCGGCGCAGGAAACCGGTGCGATCAAAGGCATCGTGAAGGACGCTGAAACCGGAGAGGGTCTCGCGGAAGTGAATGTTGTGCTCAGCGGCACAGGCCGCGGCGCGAACACTGCCGCGGATGGCAGCTTTGGCATTACGCGCTTGAAGCCCGGCGATTATGAACTTCTCGTGAGCTTGCTCGGTTACGCGATGCTTCGCCAGCGCCTTGTTGTGACGGCTGGACGCGAGACGACTCTCGCCCTCGAGCTGCAGCAGAAGCCGCTCGATCTCAGCGAAATTCTGGTGCAGGCCGATCGGCCGTATTCCGCTGCCTCGTCGCGCGCGGTGCGCGAATTCGATCTGCGCGTGCGGCCGAATCGTTCCGCGCAAGAGCTGCTGCAAACCGCGCCCGGCTTGATCATTGCGCAACACGCGGGCGGCGGCAAGGCCGAGCAAATCTTTCTGCGCGGCTTTGATGCGGATCACGGCACCGACGTCAATATCTCGGTGGACGGCATGCCGGTGAACATGGTGTCGCACGGCCACGGCCAGGGTTATGCTGATTTGCACTTCATCATCCCCGAGGTGATCGATGCCCTGGAAGTTTACAAAGGCCCCTACTTTGCGGAGTTCGGCGATCTCGCCACTGCCGGCGCGGTGGTCATGCGCACGCGCGATCATATCGAATCCAATGTGGTGCGGCTCGAAGGCGGCCAGTTTGAAACGTATCGCCTGACCACGCTTTATCAAATTCCCAGCGCCGGCATTCACAACAACGCCTACCTCGCCGGGCAGTTTTACGGCACCGACGGTCCGGTTGATAGTCCCCAGGGCTTTCGTCGCGTCAATCTTTTTGGAAAATTTCACACCCACTTGAACGAGACTTCCAAGCTGTCGCTCGATATCAGCGGCTTCAGCTCGGCGTGGGATGCTTCCGGGCAGATTCCGCAGCGCGCCGTGAATGCAGGATTGATCGATCGCTTCGGCTCGCTCGACGATCTCGAAGGCGGCACCACCGGCCGGCAGAATCTCAATCTCGCTTACGAAGCGCACGGCGAGGGCAACAGTGAGTTTCAAATTCGCGCCTACTCCGCGCGTTACAATTTCAAGCTGTTTTCGAATTTCACCTTCTTCCTGAATGATCCGGTCAACGGCGACATGATCGAGCAAACTGACAGCCGCACGCTGCTCGGTTTGAACAGCCGATATCGTTTTCATCATGACGTTGGCGGATTTCTTGCGACCGCGACGCTGGGCGGCGGCTATCGCAGCGATGACATTGCAGTCGCGCTGTGGCGCAGTCCGAACCGCGTGCGCCAACAGGCCTTGGTGATTTCCGACATTTTTCAGCGCAATCTTTATCTGTCGGCTCAGGAGAAACTGGTGTTCAGTCCAAAGCTGCGCTTGCAGCTTGGTCTGCGTGGCGATTATTTCACCTACGACGTCGAGGATCATCTCGAAGGCATGCCGTCCGCTTTGCCGCATGCCTCGGGCTTCGCGCAAAAGACAATTCTGAGTCCCAAGGCCAATCTCGTGGTCAGCCCGGCTCATGCGTTTGATGTTTTTGTGAATTTCGGCGCCGGATTTCATTCGAATGATGCACGTGACGTGGTTATTGCCAGGCGCGTCAGCGATTCCAGGCGACGATTTCAGCAACAAGGTTTGAGCGAGGAAGAGATTTCCTCACGACTAGCAGCGGCCAATCTCGATCCCGCCATTCGCGATGATGAAACGCTCCCACGCGCCACCGGCGGGGAGATCGGATTTCGCCTGCGCCTGGGCAATCGCGCCAATTTCGGCGCGGCGGCCTGGGGCCTCAATCTCGAGCGCGAGTTCGTGTACATTGGCGACGAAGGCACCACCGAGTTGAGCGGCCGCACGCAGCGCTATGGCCTCGATCTCGAAGCCCGCTTTGGGCTAACCTCCTGGCTTTATGCCGATGCCGACGTCAATTTCTCGCGCGGCAAATTGCGCGACGAGCCGGCTGATGCGAATGAAATTCCATTGGCCCCGCGTTTGACTTCCACCGGCGGCCTCACCGTGAAGCATCCCTCCGGCATGGAGGGCAGTTTGCGCTATCGCCACATTGGCGACCGCCCCGCCAATGAAGCCAACACCGTCACCGCACTCGGCCACACCGTGTTCGATCTCACTGCCGGCTACCGCTTCGGCAGCGTCCAGCTTCATTTGATTTTGGAAAACCTCACCGACGCCGAATGGAACGAAGCGCAATTCGACACGGAATCGCGGCTGCGCAATGAAAGCGAGCCGGTGTCCGAGCTGCATTTCACGCCCGGGAATCCCCGGAACGTGCGGGTGGGGTTGAGTTATTTCTTTTGA
- a CDS encoding nuclear transport factor 2 family protein: MANHLDTISAIYAAFGKGDIPDIIQHLSDNVQWEVWADNSAQKAGVPWLQARSGKAGALHFFEIIGTFKIREFQVLSLLAGGNQVAAEIVIEFEAPGTGAICRDEEMHLWTIDDCGVTIAACGI; this comes from the coding sequence ATGGCCAATCATCTTGACACCATATCCGCCATTTATGCGGCGTTTGGCAAGGGCGACATTCCGGACATCATCCAGCATTTGTCCGACAACGTGCAGTGGGAGGTGTGGGCGGACAACTCCGCGCAAAAGGCCGGGGTGCCGTGGCTGCAAGCGCGCTCGGGCAAGGCCGGCGCCTTGCATTTCTTCGAAATCATTGGTACGTTCAAAATCAGGGAGTTTCAAGTGCTGTCGCTGCTGGCCGGCGGCAATCAAGTCGCGGCTGAGATTGTCATTGAATTCGAAGCCCCGGGCACCGGCGCCATTTGCCGCGATGAGGAGATGCACTTGTGGACGATTGATGATTGCGGAGTGACGATTGCAGCTTGCGGAATTTGA